Proteins from a genomic interval of Treponema succinifaciens DSM 2489:
- a CDS encoding TIGR01212 family radical SAM protein (This family includes YhcC from E. coli K-12, an uncharacterized radical SAM protein.) → MSYRTLNSYLKEKFGCKVYKISLSTGCTCPNRDGTKGTGGCTFCSQGGSGDFAAKPAPIKIQIEEAKKRVDSKFPKSIPPEKRKYIAYFQSYTNTYTDKNITIEKLREIFFGAISRPEIVAISIGTRPDCITDEILELLCKLNKIKPVWIELGLQTIHEQTARKINRGYTLKEFENCFYKLKSAGIEVIAHIILGLPGESKELMLQTVKYLSKLNPKPNGIKIQLLHILEGTKMAQEYKENHFKLFELEEYCEFVCKCLKILPPEIVVHRITGDGPKKILIAPLWSADKKNVLNTLKNNIERFIDNKLQ, encoded by the coding sequence ATGAGCTACAGAACTCTCAATTCATATTTAAAAGAAAAATTCGGCTGCAAAGTTTACAAGATTTCACTTTCAACTGGCTGCACCTGCCCAAACCGCGATGGAACAAAAGGAACTGGAGGTTGCACATTCTGTTCACAAGGAGGTTCTGGAGATTTTGCGGCAAAACCAGCCCCAATAAAAATTCAAATTGAAGAAGCGAAAAAAAGAGTTGACTCAAAGTTTCCAAAAAGCATTCCGCCTGAAAAAAGAAAATACATCGCGTATTTTCAATCATACACCAATACTTACACAGACAAAAATATTACAATAGAAAAACTCAGAGAAATTTTCTTTGGCGCAATCAGCCGGCCGGAAATTGTCGCGATTTCAATTGGAACTCGCCCGGATTGCATTACAGATGAAATTCTTGAACTCCTATGCAAACTGAACAAAATAAAACCAGTCTGGATTGAACTTGGACTTCAGACAATCCATGAGCAAACCGCAAGAAAAATAAACAGAGGCTACACTTTAAAAGAATTCGAAAACTGTTTTTACAAACTAAAATCAGCAGGAATCGAAGTCATTGCGCATATAATCCTTGGGCTTCCTGGCGAATCAAAAGAGCTTATGCTTCAGACTGTAAAATATCTTTCCAAACTGAATCCAAAGCCCAACGGAATAAAAATTCAGCTTCTGCATATTCTTGAAGGAACAAAAATGGCGCAGGAATACAAGGAAAATCATTTTAAACTTTTTGAACTTGAAGAATACTGCGAATTTGTCTGCAAGTGCTTAAAAATTCTTCCGCCTGAAATTGTAGTCCACAGAATAACTGGCGACGGTCCAAAAAAAATTCTGATTGCTCCGCTTTGGTCCGCGGATAAAAAAAATGTTTTAAATACATTGAAGAATAACATAGAACGGTTTATTGACAATAAATTGCAATAG
- the gap gene encoding type I glyceraldehyde-3-phosphate dehydrogenase — translation MVKVAINGFGRIGRLAFRQMFEADGYEVVAINDLTSPKMLAHLLKYDTAQGGFMGKIGEGKHTVSHIDDVLAEDGKTVKEPGAIVVDGKKITIYKEANAANLPWGKIGVDVVLECTGFYVSKAKSQAHIDAGAKKVVISAPAGNDLPTIVFNVNHKTLTKNDNIISAASCTTNCLAPMAKALNDYAPIQSGIMSTIHAYTGDQMILDGPQRKGDLRRSRAGAQNIVPNSTGAAKAIGLVIPELNGKLIGSAQRVPVPTGSTTILTAVVKKAGVTKEEINAAMKAAATESFGYNEDEIVSSDVIGMKFGSLFDATQTMVSKIADDLYEVQVVSWYDNENSYTSQMVRTIKYFAENC, via the coding sequence ATGGTTAAAGTTGCAATTAACGGTTTCGGCCGCATTGGTCGCCTTGCATTCCGCCAGATGTTTGAAGCTGACGGATATGAAGTAGTTGCTATCAACGATCTTACAAGCCCAAAAATGCTTGCTCACCTTCTTAAATATGATACAGCACAGGGTGGATTCATGGGAAAAATTGGTGAAGGAAAACACACAGTTTCTCACATTGATGACGTTCTTGCTGAAGACGGAAAAACTGTAAAAGAACCAGGTGCTATCGTTGTAGATGGAAAGAAAATCACAATCTACAAGGAAGCTAACGCTGCAAATCTCCCTTGGGGAAAAATCGGTGTTGATGTAGTTCTTGAATGTACAGGTTTCTATGTATCAAAGGCTAAATCACAGGCTCACATTGATGCTGGTGCTAAGAAAGTTGTAATTTCAGCTCCTGCTGGAAACGACCTTCCAACAATCGTTTTCAATGTAAACCACAAAACTCTTACAAAGAACGACAATATCATTTCCGCAGCTTCTTGTACAACAAACTGCTTGGCTCCAATGGCTAAAGCTCTTAACGACTATGCTCCAATCCAGAGCGGAATTATGTCTACAATCCACGCTTACACTGGTGATCAGATGATTCTTGACGGTCCACAGCGCAAAGGCGACCTTCGCCGTTCACGTGCAGGTGCTCAGAACATCGTTCCTAACTCAACAGGTGCTGCAAAGGCTATCGGTCTTGTAATTCCTGAATTGAACGGAAAATTGATTGGTTCAGCTCAGCGTGTTCCGGTTCCAACAGGATCTACAACAATTCTTACAGCTGTTGTAAAGAAAGCTGGAGTTACAAAAGAAGAAATCAATGCCGCAATGAAAGCCGCTGCAACAGAATCTTTCGGATACAACGAAGACGAAATCGTTTCTTCAGATGTAATCGGAATGAAATTCGGTTCTTTGTTCGATGCAACACAGACAATGGTTTCTAAGATTGCAGATGACCTCTATGAAGTACAGGTTGTTTCTTGGTATGACAATGAAAACAGCTACACATCTCAGATGGTAAGAACAATCAAATACTTTGCAGAAAACTGCTAA
- a CDS encoding GDP-mannose 4,6-dehydratase — protein sequence MSNISLENKTIFVTGAAGFIGSFLCKNLLENVSGIKIIGIDCITDYYDVSLKQERLDMLSSLKKDFTFVKGDIADKSLLDSLFEKYNPAVVVNLAAQAGVRYSIDNPDAYIHSNMIGFYNILECCRHNPVEHLVFASSSSVYGSNKKVPYSTEDKVDNPVSLYAATKKSNELFAHAYSKLYKIPCTGLRFFTVYGPMGRPDMAYFKFTNKLVKGEPIQIYNNGDMYRDFTYVDDIVKGVRAVMQKTPEATDDGALYKIYNIGNSRPESLMRFVEILENCLIKENIISEQGKKELLPMQPGDVYQTFADVSDLEKDFGFKPATTLEQGLGAFAKWYKGYKK from the coding sequence ATGTCAAATATTTCTTTAGAAAATAAAACGATTTTTGTTACTGGCGCAGCCGGATTTATTGGAAGTTTCTTGTGTAAAAATCTTTTGGAAAATGTTTCCGGTATAAAAATTATAGGAATTGACTGTATAACTGACTATTATGATGTTTCGTTGAAGCAGGAACGTCTTGATATGCTTTCTTCATTGAAAAAAGATTTTACTTTTGTAAAAGGCGACATAGCGGATAAATCCTTGTTGGATTCCCTTTTTGAAAAGTATAATCCTGCTGTTGTGGTTAACTTGGCGGCGCAGGCTGGCGTCCGCTATTCAATTGATAATCCCGATGCATATATTCATTCAAATATGATTGGTTTTTACAATATTCTTGAATGTTGCCGCCATAATCCGGTTGAACATCTGGTTTTTGCCTCTTCAAGCAGCGTGTACGGTTCAAACAAAAAAGTTCCTTATTCAACAGAAGATAAGGTTGACAATCCGGTTTCGCTATATGCCGCGACAAAGAAAAGTAATGAGCTTTTTGCGCACGCGTATTCAAAACTTTATAAAATTCCATGCACAGGCTTGCGTTTCTTTACTGTTTACGGACCTATGGGACGTCCTGATATGGCATATTTTAAATTCACAAATAAACTTGTAAAAGGCGAGCCGATTCAAATTTACAATAACGGAGATATGTACCGCGATTTTACTTATGTTGATGACATTGTGAAAGGCGTTCGCGCAGTTATGCAGAAAACTCCGGAAGCTACAGATGACGGCGCGTTATATAAAATTTACAACATTGGAAACAGCAGGCCGGAAAGTCTTATGCGCTTTGTTGAAATCCTTGAAAATTGCCTTATAAAGGAAAATATAATTTCTGAGCAAGGTAAGAAGGAACTTTTGCCAATGCAGCCGGGTGATGTTTACCAGACGTTCGCTGATGTTTCAGACCTTGAGAAAGACTTTGGCTTTAAACCGGCGACTACTTTGGAACAAGGCCTGGGCGCATTCGCAAAATGGTATAAGGGATATAAAAAATAG
- a CDS encoding glycosyltransferase codes for MTYVYVLVSGKNDLYYEQALMSTYSLRNLMPDANVVLLVDNKTEDSINSDSLKRAEIKKYVSKIISVQFDEKVSNAERSRLIKTSIPEYIDDDFLYIDCDTIIADDLSEIEKTPYKTAGILDGHVMLDEHIHKKYFLERDKKLGFHGTQAADCNINGGVIFARKGEESKNLFKAWNEAWKYSAYQKHDFHDQSALNEANYRTGLKMRLLDGEWNCQPSHGGLAFLKDAKIIHYYSSEFSGKNYIPYYKLADKELQNRIKTEGKISDDIKKMIDDPKFQFNKVHLINDQRIVSIMQSPIVFTVADIKAKMPWLFNFMEAQFSFFRKIGKKIKK; via the coding sequence ATGACTTACGTTTATGTTCTGGTTTCCGGCAAAAATGACTTATATTACGAGCAGGCGCTGATGTCAACCTATTCTTTACGGAATCTTATGCCGGACGCAAACGTAGTTCTTCTTGTGGACAATAAAACCGAAGACTCAATAAATTCAGATTCCCTAAAGCGCGCAGAAATCAAAAAATATGTTTCAAAAATAATTTCTGTCCAGTTTGATGAAAAAGTCTCAAATGCAGAACGTTCAAGGCTCATAAAAACTTCAATTCCAGAATATATTGACGATGACTTTCTATACATTGACTGCGACACAATAATTGCAGATGACCTTTCAGAGATTGAAAAGACACCGTATAAAACCGCAGGAATTCTTGATGGACACGTAATGCTGGATGAGCATATACATAAAAAGTATTTTTTAGAGCGAGACAAAAAGCTTGGATTCCACGGAACACAAGCCGCGGACTGCAATATAAATGGCGGAGTTATTTTTGCCAGAAAAGGCGAAGAGTCAAAAAATCTTTTTAAGGCATGGAACGAAGCGTGGAAATATTCTGCGTACCAAAAACATGATTTCCATGACCAAAGCGCGCTGAATGAAGCCAATTACAGAACAGGCTTAAAAATGCGGCTGCTGGACGGAGAATGGAACTGCCAGCCAAGCCACGGCGGATTGGCATTTTTAAAAGATGCAAAAATCATCCATTATTATTCCAGCGAATTTTCAGGAAAAAACTACATTCCATATTACAAGCTTGCGGACAAGGAACTTCAAAACCGGATAAAAACTGAAGGAAAAATTTCAGACGACATAAAAAAAATGATAGATGACCCTAAATTTCAGTTCAACAAAGTCCATCTAATAAATGACCAAAGAATTGTAAGCATAATGCAAAGCCCGATTGTATTCACTGTTGCAGACATAAAAGCAAAAATGCCGTGGCTTTTTAATTTCATGGAAGCGCAGTTTTCGTTTTTCAGAAAAATTGGAAAAAAAATAAAGAAGTAG
- a CDS encoding FapA family protein, whose product MVTLDKLRIDMEKQLAFDKDIHTVEVRADTLDECLDDAAVQLDSKKNNLEYEVIERGSQGVIGLMKKPWRIRVYENPTVIRQKKEKEAAFLAGELAGASNAENERVDGMFYVHRFGSRIFVKVTLPKGSGTPVSASDLINEARRPDNTSLDEKLLKKLAEDGTDNNYMEVGTFTHIAAGDAVMAVDISKDEMQATITVSPPSQGGSEISAENIKNALKTQGVVAGIEDDKIISFIDNPIYNMPYEVAAAILPVNGTDAYIDYKFETDKTKLRLKETANGQVDFKELNLIQNVVVGQPLAVKVLPQRGKGGKTILGRYLEAKNGKDIPIPLGQNTKLDSDGRTIIAEKNGNVILVGDKITVEEVYEVPGVNIKSGNITYMGTVVCRGNVEDGFSIKADGNIEIYGSVGNCHIEAGGDIVISQGVMGRDEGEIITSKSVWARFLQNVKVTAEEYVVVNDNIMNSNVTAMKKILLKGKRASIIGGHLFATEEITAKNIGSSGGGIETILEVGFDPKAKLRLQELQEMQSNVVKQLEEVDLNISTLENQKKVRRSLPKEKEETLANLRNQRVDLMDSSEKMTTEINEINAHNRELKVVGCVNASGTVYPGAKILVRDEIDEIRSECKAVTFYFDNGFVKRKKYEPTQDSNEMEKPDGYK is encoded by the coding sequence ATGGTAACTCTTGACAAGCTTAGAATAGACATGGAAAAGCAGCTTGCTTTTGACAAGGACATTCATACTGTTGAAGTCCGAGCAGACACATTGGATGAATGTCTTGATGATGCGGCTGTTCAGCTTGATTCAAAAAAAAACAATCTTGAATATGAAGTTATAGAAAGAGGAAGCCAAGGCGTTATTGGTCTTATGAAAAAGCCTTGGAGAATCCGCGTATATGAAAATCCTACTGTAATCCGTCAGAAAAAAGAAAAAGAAGCCGCGTTTCTTGCTGGAGAGCTGGCTGGTGCAAGCAATGCTGAAAATGAAAGAGTTGATGGAATGTTCTATGTGCATAGATTTGGCTCGCGCATATTTGTTAAAGTTACATTGCCAAAAGGTTCTGGAACGCCAGTTTCTGCTTCTGATCTTATAAATGAAGCCCGGCGGCCGGACAATACTTCTCTAGATGAAAAGCTTTTAAAGAAACTCGCGGAAGACGGCACTGACAACAATTATATGGAAGTTGGAACTTTTACCCATATTGCGGCAGGAGATGCTGTTATGGCTGTCGATATTTCCAAGGATGAAATGCAGGCAACCATTACTGTTTCACCTCCGTCTCAAGGCGGCTCTGAAATTTCCGCGGAAAATATAAAGAATGCTTTAAAGACGCAAGGTGTTGTCGCTGGAATTGAAGATGACAAAATAATTTCGTTCATTGACAATCCGATTTACAATATGCCTTATGAAGTTGCGGCTGCGATTCTTCCTGTTAACGGCACAGATGCGTATATTGATTACAAATTCGAAACTGACAAGACAAAACTTAGGCTAAAGGAAACTGCGAATGGTCAGGTTGACTTTAAAGAACTTAACCTTATTCAAAACGTTGTTGTCGGTCAGCCTTTGGCGGTAAAAGTTCTTCCTCAGCGCGGAAAGGGCGGAAAAACTATTCTTGGTCGTTATCTTGAAGCAAAAAATGGAAAAGACATTCCGATTCCGCTTGGACAAAACACAAAGCTTGATTCAGACGGACGCACCATTATTGCAGAGAAAAATGGAAACGTAATTTTGGTCGGCGACAAAATTACAGTTGAAGAAGTTTACGAAGTTCCGGGCGTTAACATCAAATCTGGAAACATCACTTACATGGGAACTGTTGTTTGCCGCGGAAACGTTGAAGACGGATTCAGCATAAAGGCAGACGGAAATATTGAAATTTACGGTTCTGTTGGAAACTGCCATATTGAAGCTGGCGGCGATATTGTTATTTCTCAAGGCGTTATGGGCCGCGATGAAGGCGAGATAATTACAAGCAAATCTGTCTGGGCAAGATTCCTTCAGAATGTAAAAGTTACAGCGGAAGAATATGTTGTTGTAAATGACAACATTATGAACAGCAATGTTACTGCGATGAAAAAAATCCTCTTAAAGGGAAAGCGCGCTTCTATTATTGGCGGTCATCTTTTTGCAACAGAGGAAATCACTGCAAAGAACATCGGCTCTTCTGGTGGAGGAATAGAAACAATTCTTGAAGTTGGTTTTGATCCAAAGGCAAAACTTAGATTGCAGGAACTTCAGGAAATGCAGTCAAATGTTGTTAAGCAGCTTGAAGAAGTTGACTTGAATATTTCAACTTTGGAAAACCAGAAAAAAGTGCGCCGTTCGCTTCCAAAGGAAAAAGAGGAAACACTTGCGAACTTAAGAAATCAGCGTGTTGATTTGATGGATTCAAGTGAAAAAATGACAACTGAAATCAACGAAATCAACGCTCATAACAGAGAATTGAAAGTTGTTGGCTGCGTAAATGCAAGCGGAACTGTTTATCCTGGCGCAAAAATTCTTGTGCGCGATGAAATTGACGAAATCCGCTCTGAATGCAAAGCTGTAACTTTCTATTTTGACAACGGATTTGTAAAACGCAAAAAATATGAGCCGACTCAAGACTCAAATGAAATGGAAAAGCCAGACGGATATAAATGA
- the whiG gene encoding RNA polymerase sigma factor WhiG: protein MANQILDENEEAELWHEYKKSKSVAIRDRLIRQYMPLVKWVAGRVSTGMPDSVEFDDLVGFGQFGLLDAINKFDIDKGVKFKTYATTRIRGAIFDELRELDWVPRSVRQKSREIEDTIVELESKLGRTASDAEIAKAMNMTEAEYQSAVMKVSGTSVLSLNDVWYSGDESEHVSIGDSIEAPNSLNPDVIVEREEIRRVIIQAINELPKNEKMVIVLYYHEDLSFKEIGQVLNVSESRISQLHSKANLRLRAKLTSVRKGIF from the coding sequence ATGGCAAATCAAATTTTAGATGAAAACGAAGAAGCCGAACTTTGGCATGAGTATAAAAAAAGCAAATCTGTCGCAATAAGAGACCGTTTAATCCGTCAGTATATGCCCCTTGTAAAATGGGTTGCGGGACGAGTTTCCACAGGAATGCCAGACAGCGTGGAATTTGACGATCTTGTTGGTTTTGGACAGTTTGGACTTTTGGATGCCATAAATAAATTTGACATTGATAAAGGTGTAAAATTCAAGACTTATGCAACAACACGCATAAGGGGTGCGATTTTCGATGAACTTAGGGAACTGGATTGGGTACCGCGTTCTGTGCGCCAAAAATCCCGCGAGATAGAAGACACGATTGTTGAGCTTGAGTCCAAATTGGGACGTACGGCTTCTGATGCGGAAATTGCAAAAGCCATGAACATGACAGAAGCTGAATATCAGTCGGCTGTTATGAAGGTAAGCGGAACAAGTGTGCTTTCACTGAACGATGTTTGGTATTCTGGGGATGAGAGCGAGCACGTTTCAATAGGAGATAGCATTGAGGCTCCGAACAGTCTTAATCCTGATGTCATTGTTGAGCGTGAGGAAATCCGCAGAGTTATAATTCAGGCTATAAATGAACTTCCTAAAAATGAAAAAATGGTGATTGTTCTTTATTACCACGAGGATTTGTCTTTTAAGGAAATTGGTCAGGTTCTTAATGTAAGTGAAAGCCGCATAAGCCAGCTTCATTCAAAGGCGAATTTGCGTTTGCGTGCAAAACTTACAAGCGTCCGCAAAGGAATTTTTTAA
- a CDS encoding MinD/ParA family protein → MEEQAKELRALMNEDNFARPAAPHKTRIIAITSGKGGVGKTNIAVNMAIAYSQLGKKVILIDGDLGMANVNVLLSVVPQYNLMHVINRKKTMNEIILDTEFGFKFIAGANGFSKIANLSNDELDYFAKEFASLSNADIIIIDTGAGISNNVLQFLSAADEVYVITTPEPTAITDAYGIIKIITTELLQRQINLKLLVNRVHSSDEGKRISDLIINIVAQFLNYKVEYIGFVYDDPVVQASVIRQKPFMIINPTSKPAVCLKHIVGRIEKTDIPSDAGVSNFLKKFLGGKKK, encoded by the coding sequence ATGGAAGAACAGGCAAAAGAATTGCGCGCTCTTATGAATGAAGATAATTTCGCTAGGCCGGCAGCTCCACATAAAACAAGAATAATTGCTATAACAAGTGGAAAGGGCGGAGTTGGAAAAACTAATATCGCAGTAAACATGGCGATTGCATATTCCCAACTTGGAAAAAAAGTCATACTTATTGATGGCGACTTGGGAATGGCGAATGTAAATGTTCTTTTGAGTGTTGTTCCGCAGTACAATCTTATGCACGTAATAAACCGTAAGAAAACAATGAACGAAATAATTCTGGATACGGAATTTGGCTTTAAGTTTATTGCAGGCGCAAACGGATTTTCTAAAATCGCAAATCTTTCAAATGACGAGCTTGACTACTTTGCTAAGGAATTTGCCTCCCTTTCAAATGCCGACATTATCATAATAGATACTGGAGCTGGAATTTCAAATAATGTTCTTCAGTTTCTTTCCGCCGCCGATGAAGTCTATGTAATTACAACTCCTGAGCCAACCGCAATTACTGATGCCTACGGAATTATAAAAATAATCACAACAGAGCTTCTTCAAAGGCAGATAAATTTGAAGCTTCTTGTAAATAGAGTTCATTCTTCTGATGAAGGAAAGCGCATTTCGGATTTGATTATCAACATTGTAGCGCAGTTCTTGAATTACAAGGTTGAATATATTGGATTTGTTTATGATGACCCAGTTGTTCAAGCTTCCGTTATACGCCAAAAGCCTTTTATGATTATAAATCCGACTTCCAAGCCTGCTGTGTGCCTAAAGCATATTGTGGGCAGAATAGAAAAAACTGACATTCCATCGGATGCAGGGGTTTCAAACTTCCTTAAAAAGTTCCTTGGGGGCAAGAAAAAATAA
- a CDS encoding GTP-binding signal recognition particle SRP54 G- domain-containing protein — translation MADNELNTNVQSITGRSRDECMDKLYDKYGTNFQVLGCKTRLSAGFLGFFQREQIVLRYQVTNSSLEQSAFTRKVNYPASSGHTRVSSTGGLPLQNSSPIIHSHQDSFLQKRDEFLTKVNPTVTNNLQIGQLTKQFDQFKNEMQEQMKTIVQATSAEKEHSSILKIQELLEENEFTKSYIKKMCSRMKNEFSLEELDDFDYVQTCVADWIGENIPIAFEEKKSAPKVIIIVGPTGVGKTTTVAKMSSRISIDYKKNREKYKYPPRIRMITTDTMRVAAIEQLKRWAEIINVNVDKAESSEDLKILCDSYVSNSDYIFIDTSGYSPNDYENIAKMRTILNVKNLNENVYLAITAGVSAKDLENIIRNYEGFDFKSIIVTKCDETTSFGRVISVLSEKNKPVSWITTGQDVLNTIQRADPKWFLKNLSGFKINAEHIEKKFGTADKETE, via the coding sequence ATGGCTGACAATGAGCTTAACACGAATGTCCAAAGCATTACAGGTCGTTCCCGCGATGAATGCATGGATAAACTTTACGATAAATATGGAACAAACTTTCAAGTGCTTGGCTGCAAAACTAGGCTTTCCGCAGGATTCCTTGGTTTTTTTCAGCGTGAGCAGATTGTTTTAAGATACCAAGTTACAAATTCTTCATTGGAACAGTCCGCTTTTACAAGGAAAGTCAATTATCCTGCAAGTTCTGGCCACACAAGAGTTTCTTCAACAGGCGGACTTCCGCTTCAAAATTCTTCTCCTATTATTCATTCTCATCAGGATTCTTTTTTGCAGAAGCGCGATGAATTTTTAACAAAAGTAAATCCAACTGTTACGAATAATCTTCAGATCGGGCAGCTCACCAAGCAGTTCGACCAGTTTAAAAATGAAATGCAGGAGCAGATGAAAACAATTGTTCAGGCTACTTCTGCGGAAAAGGAGCATTCTTCAATTTTAAAGATTCAGGAGCTTCTTGAAGAAAACGAATTTACAAAATCCTACATAAAAAAAATGTGCTCAAGAATGAAAAACGAATTCAGCCTTGAAGAGCTTGATGATTTTGATTATGTTCAGACTTGTGTGGCGGACTGGATTGGAGAGAATATTCCGATTGCTTTTGAAGAAAAAAAATCTGCGCCGAAAGTTATTATAATTGTCGGACCTACAGGCGTTGGAAAAACAACTACAGTCGCAAAGATGAGTTCCCGCATTTCAATCGACTATAAAAAGAACCGCGAAAAATATAAGTATCCGCCTAGAATCCGCATGATTACAACAGACACAATGCGTGTTGCAGCCATTGAGCAGCTTAAACGCTGGGCTGAAATTATAAATGTGAATGTTGACAAGGCTGAAAGTTCTGAGGACTTGAAAATTCTTTGCGACAGCTATGTTTCTAATTCTGACTATATTTTTATTGATACGAGTGGCTACAGTCCGAATGATTATGAAAACATAGCGAAAATGCGTACCATTTTAAATGTTAAGAATTTAAACGAAAATGTTTATCTGGCGATTACAGCTGGAGTGAGCGCAAAAGACTTGGAAAATATAATCCGCAATTATGAAGGATTTGATTTTAAAAGCATAATTGTTACAAAATGCGATGAAACTACATCGTTTGGTCGTGTTATAAGCGTTTTGTCAGAAAAGAACAAGCCTGTGTCCTGGATTACGACAGGCCAGGATGTATTGAATACAATTCAGCGGGCAGATCCAAAGTGGTTCTTAAAAAATCTTTCAGGATTTAAAATCAACGCAGAACATATTGAAAAAAAGTTTGGAACTGCCGATAAAGAAACAGAGTAA